The DNA window CTACAAGACCAAACATTAATTCATCACAATAAATTCATCGTTATGATGCATTAACCTATATTTCACGGCACAATAATTTACTATTAATGAATGGGTTTCATTTATATACCAATAAATAAGTACCTAGCTATTTTGGACTGTGTTCTATTTACTACATTGTTATGTGAAACTACAAAACCGCACAATATTACAGCATATTTATCTTTGtagtccattgaaatgttacatgaGCATTTTTAAAgaacgcaattttatttttgggacaGTTTGCTACAAACTATGACTTTACAATAATTTGCATAGTTTCCGAGATATCGCGAAAAAGTGTTTTGATCCCTTTTATTCAAGATTGCCGGGGGATAAGGGTGGTGACCCCACAAACTTGAGGTTAAGCTTCTATTGACCTACAgagtaagtaattaattaatgtcctaattaattaattacttactcTGGTAATAATatgtgtgaattgattattttaaaatataatgttgggtttttttaatgatattgcaatttgtaaggcggaatttggtgttaaataatatacaataatattggctcaacgtttaataatattcactaatatgacctctgcctccgaattcggaggatgtgggtttgagtccggtccggggcatgcaccttcatcttttcagttgtgtgcattttaagaaaattgtctcaaaacggtgaaggataaacatcgtgaggaaacctgcataccagagaattttcttaattctctgcgtgtgtgaagtctgaaaatccgcattgggccagcgtggtagactatttgacctaactcctcttattctgtaaggagactcgagctcagcagtgaaccgaatatgggatgataatgatgaatggtgAAGATAGGTTTAATAAAATTCCATACCAGTTATATCATACTTGCAATTTTAAccgcatcgtcacttaccagcaggtgataCCGCTGTCATATGTAGTCAATCATAACGATAGCATTTGTTTGCCAAACAGCTCCGcgtaattacataaattataaagctATTACCGCAATTACTCGTACATTTGCATCATACTAGCCGTGCCCACGATTTTACTCGCAAGATATTTTCATCACAATCTATTatccatatctatacttataataaatctgtagagaggtcaattctgtacatgaaatataatatttccaaaataactaccagggggtgataagtgatcgatactgatgccagaaatgcaatcagtatttttttgtctgtctgtctgtatgtttgttatagaaacaaaaactactcgacggattttaacgaaatttgatacaatttattcttcatactcctgggcaggtaatagtatacttttcatcaggctacgattaataggagcagagcagtgaaggggaatgttgggaaaatgggagaagttactccatttttacagcgatacccataagggctggattaaagacgtctaagggcggacgaagtcgcaggcgtccgcgggtctatactaatattatatagagaaaagatttgtttgtttgtttgcattgaataggctccgaaattactgaaccgatttgaaaaatgctttcgCTGTTGGGAtactacactatccccgggtgctataggctatattttatccctgtattcctacgggaacgggagctacgcgggtgaatccgcttggcgtctgctagtattattataaatgcctTTTCACATCTAAACTGCTGAACAAATTTTGATGTagaaaagtattaaaattgTCATATCTTATTTATTCGATAGAACTGTGCTAATCCCATTTTTGAGTCAGTTTACTTAAGTTTTGTTAcgatttttatatcattttataattaGAAAGTATACAAAACTAATTTCTCCAAAGTACAAGGGTAGGTATCTAATAAAATacgattattaaattttttagaaaaagtAACCAACAGACAGTAACAGTGTGTCGCATTTAGAATATAAATATGGTAATAATAAAACCTTGATTTACTCGTAAACCCTAAGTGGATTTATCAATAAGTTACGCTGTGGCCTTTACAGTAACCTTAAAATATTTGCCGTTAAATCGAAATAAATAGCCTAATAATCGTTAATACAGTTATTATCTAGATATTTTCATGAGtcattatatctatatattatattagggGTACCATTAATAAGTAAGTACCCTAACCttaatcgtcatcattatctgGTGGACGTCCAGTGCTTTACATAAGTCTTTGTATGGACTTTTAAACTACAGGGTCTTGAACAACATTCATCCGTACATTCATTTATGATCAGGTAAAAGCTCAGACGAATTATGTTTGGTTTGAGAGTATAAGTAGGTTAATTCTGTACACCAAACTACTTTCTTGAATCACAAAAGAACATCAAAAGAGGTCCGTCATGTCAGATGACAGCGAAGAATAAATCACACGCTCAACGCCATTAATGTCACGttgaaacacaaaattgtataagtaaaaaccaaaaaaaaaaaaactagaacaaacatttttaaaatgccCACGTGAGTAAAAACGACTGTAGCATGATATGCTTGAGGGACATTATCACTGTTATGTTGAGGAGCGTGTTCCTCGTCGCTTTCTTCAACATCCCTCGCCCTGTCATCTCCTTGACCGGTTTCAAGAGCTGGTCACGGAAGGTCCTTTACGAAAAGATCGACCTCTGCACTCAGTGCTGCTACAGTGAGATCCTCCCCGGCCTCTATCTTAGCAATGCCAAAGCTGCAGGCGACCGTGATGTCCTCAAGCAACTCAAGATCACGCACATACTCACTGTTGAGACACGTCGCTTACCTAAGTCAACGTTCACCGACAATGACATCAGCTACCTCTTCATTAGGGCCCACGACTTGCCTAGCACCAATCTTCTCTCCTACTTTCCAATGGCCAACTCTTTCATCGCGGAAGGGAGGCAGAAAGGCAACGTGctcgtccattgccacttcggaGTATCCCGATCCGCCACAATGGTTATTGCTTACGTCATGGAGAAGTACAAAATGACGTACGACAGAGCGTTCCACTTCGTGCGCCAGAAGAGAAAGTTTATCAACCCAAATCCTGGTTTCGTCGCTCAGTTGAAGGAATACCATAAGTTGAACTACAAGGTGGATGGGTTCCAGAAGTTCGAGGCGTTTATGAATGTGAAGACGAGGAAGCACAGATACAAGATCGCTTCAATCGCAGCTGTGGTTATTGGTGTGCTGTTGCCGCTCGCTTTATTGGGTGGTTAGCAGTTTCCAACTCTTATTATAGTTAGTATTACTCTAAAAGTGGTTCAGAGATTAGCGTAACCTAGTTCTTGATTCTACAATTTGACATCCTTTAAAAGAGCTCCGCGACTCTGTCTGCGTCAAGttcttttgttgttgttgttgttgtctgTAACTGTATATATTTGTTGTTGGATTGTTGCTTAATCTTCCTATTAAAAGTCGTACcagagatttataaaaaaaggttaAATATTGTAGAAAATATCATAAACGTACGTAATAGGAGAATTGAGTTTTTGGAACCTTTGAACCTGGTACCTTCCATAggcaccacggtccaaactccaatTGGTTGTAGAGTTTGAACTTCTCcacgtacttacctatggcGTGCACAAGAATTTTAAGTAGGTTATGCAGAAGTAAAAATTGAtcttttttccaatttttacttactttttctattctgtggtccaacataggtttgtattaaGTCCACGCCACTGTAAgggctgtgatagcccagtggataatatgacctctgcctcagattccggagggcgtgggttcgaatccggtccggggcatgcacctccaacttttcagttgtgtgcattttaagaaattaaatatcacttgtctcaaacggtgaaggaaaacatcgtgaggaaaactgcataccagaaaaatttcttaattctctgcgtgtgtgaagtctgccaatccacattgggccagcgtggtggactattggcctaacccctctcattctgagagtagactcgagctcagcagtgaaccccGAATGATATTGTGTTGTGGATTGATAATGGGAAATGATGAATGGTGATGGCTATAACGAAGTAGATGTGGCTATTGCAAGCTTTCGGTCtataactaatattaattttttgaagtaTTGTTTTAGGTTTCAAATTTTTCTTCTAATGGATTACGGAAAACCTCTCCGTTGGACGTTCAAAAACCCCAGAAGTGTggcaaaaaaaaagaaaagcaattCGATTCACTAACATTCTGAAATCAGGCGTGAAATCATCACACCCACCAGAAaagcagtttattataaataacgcGTGTTTCTCACCTCTGAGCGATATTCAGAAGCATGAGAAATATTGTAACTCaataattttcttatattatgttatttttatgaaatataatgtaGTGTTATAtgagttgtttattttaattatattgaccAGCGTTGCCAGATTTTTTTGTCAAATCGGAATTTAGGAACTTTTAAAGTGAAATAAAGCGGGATTCTATTGTCGAAAGCGGAACATTGTAAAaaacgtttataataataataataagaccgTGCATGACGCTGACgctggcggcagcgcacggtgaaaggtgcgcagaacaGGTTGCGCGCAAAAAACGTAacactgtcattcgttcatcgaattttactccaaaaaaaatcatatttttttaaaatattgttaaaaaaatatttaaattttttaatcctactaatattacaaacgcaaaagtttgtatggatgtttggatgtttcttattctttaaagccgcaactactgaaccgatttggctaaaatttggaatggaaatagattttaccttggattaacataggctcgaaaaatcccgaaaaaatccttggattcatGAAATTTACGAAATTTGCTTTgctggctatttgaaatgcacccccataatatgagtatcaaatgaaagggtttgctgtcaggctTACAAAAAGactccatttgtaattttttgtgcgTGCTTAAATCGTGTTTcttagatattaaatatttcgttatttaaattaagtctaTGATATATAAGtctatgatatatatataagtatgaCTGTCCCATACTGAGGCACtggatacacacacataccTGTGTGCCCGGTGTGTCAGTATGTAGGGGCAGATatcttaagtaagtattatacctaaatatgtagtgttattatttctcttttttttattttttatttttttggtctgtatttattttactaacatataatttaagctattgtcttttttttttttgtacactaacaactatgggtcaaggcctgaaataaacatattttttttttttttttttttttatatttcggacccttttTCCATGTAATAGAAGAAATTAAtactgtttaaattaaatttgatataagtcaactacccttAATCTCAACAAATAGGGGCGTTGAAAACTATTTCGACTTGGGGATCAACTCCTGTAGCCAAGTTGCACGacgaaaatgtatgggaatgacatttgctatcgacatttgtcattcccatacatgtttctagttttcgaagcgtttgcgatcgtagaaatagaatcgatatgccacttggctaggggagcAGTATAGGTAGCATTTTCTGTTCTCTATTAATTTCATTGTTACTTTAGTTTGAGAGCTAAAATACTGAATTGCTGGCTGAATATTTACCAAACTGTCAGTATGTTGTTTTGATGCTATTTGGGATATTTCCAACAGGAGAGGTACATCGGTTGTACATCGCTGACATCTCATTTGATAGCCGCaaccacagaataaataatGATCCAGAAAGAGTCTTTTACAAGCGTAGTGAAGCCGGTCAAACcactaaaaaaacaaacgtcgttttggctggtgggaggcttcggccgtggctagttaccaccctaccggcaaagacgtaccgccaagcgatttagcgttccggtacgatgccgtgtagaaaccgaaagggggtgtggattttcatcctcctcctaacaatttagctcgcttccatcttagactgcatcatcacttgccatcaggtgagattgtagtcaagggctaacttgtaaagaatagaaaaaaaaaacgtcacccGTCTCCTTGAAATCCGCATACAGAaacttttttcgtaatttttataacactaacaacaattacataaattaataaaataatccttAGATAGGTGTCAAagaaataatcaatatttaccaataaaaaaatactccatcttatttctttagttttggtaaacagtttttaaaattatgaatattatttaaacgggtacataccacgataaaacgacgagattttttttaataataacaaaagcaatgtcgtgagtgtggtttgcctaaacatccaaaaacgcgaggttgtcgaaaaaagaaaaataactataaagagggtagatcgattctgcccctaatagctgatgtcaacttcgcatctcgcaacttcagtcccgtcgtgaccaccatagatgatacattatatactgaggtgaccacgatccatgcaactgggtcgaaatatcgacatatctcgtcgttttatcgtggtatgtagccgtttaaataatattcataataaacaaccacgaaataagtttagaattattagtttttaaaatatttaaaaacatatattcttgaacaatattaaaattaccgATGTGACGcctcgtgtcgtactgactcgagaatgtactCGTTTTTGCCTATTATTCGTTTTCgactacgacaccgtcatgttccgtgcactctatctgcgtattattatttaatctgtgggCGCAGCATGAAAATATGAATACATTAGGTCGcttgtaaaatttcaaaagaaaattttctctttttttcccCCACAATTCGCGTTTTACTCGTCCAACTGAGTGCCAAGTGGAATAACTAAAAAGGACGTAAGTCTCTAAGTCGTTTACGCCAATATCTGCTTTATTGTTTGCGTGACAGTCACTATAATAGCGTATCACTTCCAGTTCAATGTCACAGTTTGAAACGCGTATCTTTGTTGTTCTTGCCTGACTATTAATCGGTCCGGTATTTTTGGTTGGgctatatttaaaacaaaggtTAGCGCTCACAGGTGCTATAGTCGCGCGGTAGTTATGATGAAACACAGAAGTTTGTGTTGTAACCTGCCTTTCTAATGGATGAGACCTGGATTCAAGTCCCAGTAGaccctaaataaatattttttatatagctGTCTATAAGCCCAAAGTCCGGATCTTGATTAATAGGtagtattattttactagccgagccgtcatagcccagtggatatgacctctgtctccgattccggtgtgggttcgaatccggtccggggcatgcacctccaacttttcagctgtgtgcattttaagaaattaaatatcacgtgtctcaatcggtgaaggaaaacatcgtgaggaaacctgcataccagagaattttcttaattctctgcgtgtgtgaagtttgccaatccgcattgggccagcgtggtggactataagcctaatccctctcattctgagaggagactcgaagctcagcagtgagccgaatatgggttaatgacgaattattttactaagttttatgtttaatgttaaagtgatttttttaaattattctttacaggttagcccttgactacaatctcacctggtaagtgatgatgcaatcttggatggaagcgggctaacttgttaagaagaggatgaaaatccacaccccattcggtttcttcacgacatcataccggaacactaaatcgcttggcggtacgtctttgctggtggGTAAccagccactgccgaagcctcccaccaaccacaTCACTACTTGgtcccaaagtaagcgtatgtGTTATGAACGccgattttaatataaatttttatagttatttagtatttatatacatataaatacttacctCGTACCTCCGTCTTTACTGAAAATacgatttatttctttattatttagataaattatataCGTATgtaaggtataatttttttagattcttcaaagctttatatattagactagctgacggcgtgcggtttcaccagcttggttctcgttcccataggaaaacggggataatatatagccttcctcgatgagtaggctatctaacactgaaataatttttcaaatcggaccagttgatAATTAGAAGAGaacctgaggttagcgcgttcaaacaaacaaacaaactcttcagctttattacattagtatagatttgtcgTCCAAAACGCCTAAcaatacctacattaaaaactttttagaaaaatgCGTATCTAAATAACAATTAACTGTAACAATACCTAAATAACAAACGTACAAACACACATATTGAAAATACTGGACAGTTACAGAATTCcttttttga is part of the Bicyclus anynana chromosome 25, ilBicAnyn1.1, whole genome shotgun sequence genome and encodes:
- the LOC112046561 gene encoding uncharacterized protein LOC112046561, producing the protein MICLRDIITVMLRSVFLVAFFNIPRPVISLTGFKSWSRKVLYEKIDLCTQCCYSEILPGLYLSNAKAAGDRDVLKQLKITHILTVETRRLPKSTFTDNDISYLFIRAHDLPSTNLLSYFPMANSFIAEGRQKGNVLVHCHFGVSRSATMVIAYVMEKYKMTYDRAFHFVRQKRKFINPNPGFVAQLKEYHKLNYKVDGFQKFEAFMNVKTRKHRYKIASIAAVVIGVLLPLALLGG